In the Longimicrobium sp. genome, ACTTCCTGGGCGACACGCCGCAGGACGACCGCACCATGCACTACGCGATCATCCTTCCCACGCGCCAGGTGCTGGTGATCAACGGCGGCAACTACGATTTCTACGGCCCGGTGTTCTATCCGCTGCTCCTGACGCCCCGGTTCGACGGCCGCACGTTCACCGGGTACGAGAAGACGCGGATGAGCGAGGCCGTGGAGCCGCGGCTGTACCACAACAACGCGCTCCTGCTCCCCGACGGCCGCGTGCTGGTGTCCGGCGGCAACTCGGCGCGGGCCACCGTGCGAGGCGGCGAGCATTCGGCCCGCATGCCCCAGGACGGCCAGCCCAAGCCGGACCTGAGCCTGGTGGACATCGACATGTACTTCTTCGGCGACGGGCCCATGGCCCGCGGCGAAAAGGGGATGAACACCGTCCCCACGGAGAACTGGGTGGCCGAGGTGTTCAGCCCGCCGTACCTGTTCATCGACCCGGACCGGCGCGCGTCGATCACCTCCATCCGCCCCGTCGGCCCCACCCCCGGCTACCGGCCGGAGGCGGTGATCGGGGGCAAGACGTTCAACCTGCTGCACAGCAGCCAGGAGTACCGGGTGCAGCTGGCCGGGCTCCCCCCGCAGTGCACCGCCGGGCAGCAGGCGAAGCTGGTGCTGATCAAGCTTCCGTCGGCCACGCACGGCTGGCAGAACGGGCAGCAGTTCAAGGACCTGCCGTTCCGGACGACCTCGGCGAACGAGATCGTGTTCCGCACGCCCGACGCGCGCCGGGCCAACCTGCCGCCCGCGTTCTACATGCTCTTTTACGTGGACTGCCACGGAAAGCCCGCCGTCGCGCGCATGGTCCGCTTCGACGACCAGGCGACGGCGCCCTGATCCACCACGTTCCCCATCGAGGGAGCGCGCCGGCGGAATCCGCCGGCGCGCTTCTTTGGTGCCTTGGATCCCGCGGTGTGGGCTTGCACGGACGCTTCGGAGCGCACCTTGCGGAACGGCGTGCGCTCGTGCACATCCCGGAGGAGCGGCAGCCCACGTACTGCCGCCATGCGGCAACTACGCTGCGCCGTATCGGAGAAACTCGATCGCCCGCGCGAGCCGGGCAGCAGAGGGAACCACGATGAACCGCGTGCTGCGAGCCACCCTGCTGTCGGCGGCAATGCTTCTGCTCGCCGGATGCACGTACTGGAAGCCGCCGACACCCGTGCCCCGGTACGCACTCTCCGAACAGCAGAGCCGCGTCAAGATCACTCTGCGCGACAGCACCCGCGTGCAGATGTCGCGGGCCGTGCTCTTCCGCGACTCCGTGAGCGGCGTGGTGAACGGCCAGCGGATGGCCGTGGCGGTTTCCGACATCGCCTACCTCCAGTACCGCCGGCCCGAGCGCGTCCAGACGCAGGGGCTCACCGGCGTGCTCGTGATCGCGGGCCTTTCCCTGGCGACGTTGCTGGCCATGGACTTCGTTCTCCCCGACGACTGATGCGCCACCCCCTCCCGATCTCCGCCAGCGTGATTGCATGGCTGACGCTGGCCGCCTGTGCGCCGGCGGTGCAGCGCCCGGCGGCCGAGCAGATCCTGATGTACCGGGGGCGCGACGTCGAAGCGTTGATGGCGGATGGGCGCCGCGTGCGCCTCGCCAACCCCCAGGTAACCGCCGACAGCGCCTACGGTGCCTGGATCGCCGACTCCGGGGGGCAACCGATCCGGGTGGCCGTGGCGCTTGCCGACATCCGCAGCATCCGCGTCGTTTCTCCATCCGCGACGCAGCGCGAGATCGCGCCCGATGGCCTGCAGGAGACCGTACTGCTCCTGCTGGCGGGGCTCGCCCTGCTCGCGCTGCTGAGCCTGGGCGCAGCCATTTTCTAAGCGCTCAGGGGCGCACCTGGGCCGACACCGGCAGACTCGGCCTCACCGCCTGCCGCCGGCCAGAAAGTCCAAGATCAGCCGGTTGAAGTCGTCCGGGCGTTCCAGGTTCACCAGCTCGCCGACGCCCGGGACCACCACCCGCCGAACGCCGGGCACCTCCTGCTCTACGATGGTCTCGTGGCGCAGCCCGGGAGCGGCGTCGGCGCCGCCGGCGATCAGGAGGATCGGCATGCGGAGCGTGCGCAGCTGTTCGCGCCCCTGCGGCGAGGCCAGGTCCGGGGAGCCCGGCGGGCGCGGCACGTTCGGCGGCGGCGCTCCCAGCGACGCCAGCACCAGGCGGTCCACCCGCTCCGGGTGCTGAAGCGCAAAGTTGATCGCGACCCCGCTCCCCATCCCCAGCCCCACCAGGGAGGCCCTTTCCACCCCCAGCGCCTCCAGCACGCGGAGCAGGTCCGCCGGCGGCGAGAACGGTCCGCTCGGGCGGCTGGACCGGCCGAAACCCCGAAGGTCGTAGCGGATCACCCGGTGGCGGCGGGCGAGCGCCTGCACCTGCCCGTCCCACATCGTGTGGTCGTACCGGGCACCCGCGTGCAGCAGCACGACGGGCGGGCCCTGGCCGCGCGCCTCGTAGAACAGCTCCCCGCCCTGCACCGCCACACGCCCGGTATCCACCACCGCCGGTGAGACCCCGCCCACTCGCGCGCCACCCGGGGCGGCGCACGCGGCGGCCAGCAAGAGCAAACTCCCCATCAAGCCCTGTCGCATCGATCCCTCCGGGTTGCGATGGTGTTGGTCGAGCAGGGCCGGCGGCACGCGGGGACGGGGGCGATGTTGACGCACGGGCGCCCGCTCCCGCGCACCGCGCGCTCACGCGGCGCGGCGGACGAACCGCACCCTACGGATTGGGCTGCGTCGGCGTGCTCTCTTCGGACTCCCAACTAAAGCCGTACCGGAAGCGGTGCTCCCCCTCGGGATTGTCGGCCCGGACGGTAAATACCCGGCGCGTCGACCCCGGGGGAACCGGCTCCCGCAGCCGGTAGACCTCGCACCGGCTCTTGATGTTCAAGCACTCCCTCAGGCTGACGCTCGTGACCGTGATGGGGACCGTGGACCTGTTCTCGACGACCACGTACTGAATGCGCCCGTCGTTCCCCGCTTCCAGCCGGGTTCGGACAGTTTCGCCGGTCGCGGGAATGTGCGCAGGCGGGCCTTTCGGAGCGCAGCCACTTGCGACGGCGGCCAGGGCGAGGGTCGCGAACCAGCGGTGGAGGCGTGCGGTCGTCATGTGAAAGATTCCGAGTGGGGGATGACAATTGCGGGCAGAAAGGATGGTGCTAAACCTTGGGCCGACCGGTACCGATCGCAAGTCTGGCGAAGCACGCCCATCTGAGCGAAGGCCTGCCGCGCCCGGGCAGACCCTCAGCGGCAGACGGCCGCGGGGGCGACGTCTTCCCCGCGCGCGATGCGTCTTACGTCCAGGTACTGCACCTTCGCCGGCTCCGTGGGTGCCAGGGTGATGGAGACGCGCAGGTCGGCGTCGCGGCACCGCATCCGCCAGCTTCCGCGCAGCGCGTTCTCGGCCAGGAGCGTCCCCTCGTTCCGGCACTCGCCGCCAACCTCCCGGACCAGGCGGTCCATCGCCACGCGCCTGCGGTCCCTGGGCTCGTCCAGGTACAGGTTCATCGCCGCCAGGCTGTCGGCCAGGGGCTCGCTCCAGCGAGACACGAGACGCGACACCTGCTCCTGGCGCTGCAGGAGCACGGGCGCGGGCTGGGGAACGCGCGGCTCCAGCCCGCCGGTGCGCGCAAGCATCGCCAGCGCCTGGTCCGTCGCCCCGCCCCAGCCGGTGTAGGTGAGGTTGCCCATCGCCACGATCCCCACCCCGTGCTCCGGAAGCCAGCGCATCAGCGAGCCGAAGCCCGGAAGCCCGCCGCTGTGCGAGACCACGGTGCGGAATAGGCACGTCTGCCGGATGCCCAGCCCGTAGCCGTAGCCGCCCGCGCTCAGCGCGTTGGTCCCGGCCGCCGTGTCGCGGACGACGGAAGCGCCGCTGTAGCGCCCCACCTGCTGCATCTCGCGGAGCGACGCGCGGCGCACGGGGCCGGGCTCGTCGTCGTCGCGCGGCGGCCACGCGTCCAGCA is a window encoding:
- a CDS encoding alpha/beta fold hydrolase, which produces MRQGLMGSLLLLAAACAAPGGARVGGVSPAVVDTGRVAVQGGELFYEARGQGPPVVLLHAGARYDHTMWDGQVQALARRHRVIRYDLRGFGRSSRPSGPFSPPADLLRVLEALGVERASLVGLGMGSGVAINFALQHPERVDRLVLASLGAPPPNVPRPPGSPDLASPQGREQLRTLRMPILLIAGGADAAPGLRHETIVEQEVPGVRRVVVPGVGELVNLERPDDFNRLILDFLAGGRR